From Salvia splendens isolate huo1 chromosome 16, SspV2, whole genome shotgun sequence, a single genomic window includes:
- the LOC121771016 gene encoding zinc finger protein JAGGED-like isoform X2, with translation MRSEANSLDLNNLPEDSSRDGLQASGDSSSSAGGYRKKKSGADEEKDEAGKVYECRFCSLKFCKSQALGGHMNRHRQERETETLNKARQLVFSNDVPPPHLGYVSSGGQPIQQGGYHQGSSSMDDGFRSMYPPPSRMFPTSPAPPPPQTVTYGFPSPPQLIPVPPPPHNDYYVGHVLPNPCYGGPPSNESYYTCVGAPVTPRGQLDAGGNSSMHNQDHEGLNWGRK, from the exons AT gAGATCAGAAGCAAATTCATTAGACCTCAATAATCTACCAGAAGATTCTTCCAGAGACGGCTTACAGGCCTCCGGCGACAGCTCTTCATCTGCTG GCGGATACAGGAAAAAGAAAAGCGGCGCTGATGAGGAAAAAGATGAAGCTGGGAAAGTCTATGAGTGCAGATTTTGTTCCCTCAAGTTCTGCAAATCTCAAGCCCTTGGGGGACACATGAATCGCCACCGCCAAG AGAGGGAGACAGAAACACTGAACAAGGCTCGACAACTTGTTTTCAGCAACGATGTTCCCCCGCCTCACTTAGGTTACGTCTCGAG TGGTGGGCAGCCAATTCAGCAAGGAGGGTATCATCAAGGAAGCAGTAGCATGGACGATGGTTTCAGATCCATGTATCCTCCACCTTCTAGAATGTTCCCCACTTCTCccgcgccaccgccgccgcagaCGGTGACTTACGGCTTCCCTTCTCCTCCGCAGCTGATCCCGGTGCCTCCGCCGCCTCACAACGACTACTACGTGGGCCACGTCCTCCCCAACCCGTGCTACGGCGGCCCCCCTTCGAACGAGAGCTACTACACCTGCGTCGGTGCCCCCGTCACCCCTCGAGGCCAGCTCGACGCCGGAGGGAACTCGTCGATGCACAATCAGGATCACGAGGGGCTCAATTGGGGCCGGAAGTAG
- the LOC121772410 gene encoding 50S ribosomal protein L15, chloroplastic-like, which translates to MAASLLSLSSSTPSTATPLLCPFSSHFKGNVTTLRANPSQFPSISLSHKAKPRKPLTVQNSAASAAQEASGSARFRLDNLGPQPGSRKKAKRKGRGHAAGQGGSCGFGMRGQKSRSGPGVRRGFEGGQMPLYRRIPKLRGIAGGMRAGLPKYLPVNLKDIADAGFQEGEEVSLESLKKKGLINPSGRERRLPLKILGDGDLTVKLDFKARAFSASAKEKIEAAGCSLTMLPGRKKWVKPSVSKNLARAEEYFAKKRASADWVDTPSA; encoded by the exons ATGGCTGCTTCCTTACTCTCCCTCTCCTCCTCCACACCTTCCACAGCTACTCCTCTTCTTTGCCCATTCTCTTCCCATTTCAAG GGCAATGTAACAACTCTGAGGGCGAACCCATCTCAATTTCCGTCCATAAGCCTCTCCCACAAGGCTAAGCCGCGGAAGCCGCTTACTGTTCAGAATTCCGCGGCGTCTGCTGCCCAAGAAGCCTCTGGAAGTGCTCGATTTCGGCTCGATAACTTGGGCCCGCAGCCGGGGTCACGGAAGAAGGCGAAGAGAAAGGGGCGTGGGCACGCGGCTGGGCAGGGGGGAAGCTGCGGGTTCGGAATGAGGGGTCAGAAATCGAGGTCCGGTCCCGGCGTCAGGAGGGGATTTGAGGGCGGCCAGATGCCCCTCTATCGAAGAATCCCCAAATTGAGGGGAATTGCTGGAG GCATGCGTGCTGGACTACCGAAGTATCTACCAGTGAACTTGAAAGATATTGCAGATGCTGGATTTCAAGAAGGGGAAGAGGTTTCCTTGGAGTCCTTGAAGAAGAAAGGTCTAATAAACCCATCCGGTCGGGAAAGAAGACTCCCTCTCAAG ATCTTAGGAGATGGGGACTTGACTGTGAAGCTCGACTTCAAGGCCCGAGCTTTCTCAGCATCAGCAAAAGAGAAGATTGAGGCAGCTGGTTGTTCATTAACCATGCTTCCTGGGCGAAAGAAATGGGTGAAGCCGTCTGTATCAAAGAACCTTGCCCGCGCTGAAGAATACTTCGCCAAGAAACGGGCCTCAGCTGACTGGGTCGACACGCCTTCTGCTTGA
- the LOC121771016 gene encoding zinc finger protein JAGGED-like isoform X1 — protein MCFFFRRSEANSLDLNNLPEDSSRDGLQASGDSSSSAGGYRKKKSGADEEKDEAGKVYECRFCSLKFCKSQALGGHMNRHRQERETETLNKARQLVFSNDVPPPHLGYVSSGGQPIQQGGYHQGSSSMDDGFRSMYPPPSRMFPTSPAPPPPQTVTYGFPSPPQLIPVPPPPHNDYYVGHVLPNPCYGGPPSNESYYTCVGAPVTPRGQLDAGGNSSMHNQDHEGLNWGRK, from the exons atgtgtttttttttcaggAGATCAGAAGCAAATTCATTAGACCTCAATAATCTACCAGAAGATTCTTCCAGAGACGGCTTACAGGCCTCCGGCGACAGCTCTTCATCTGCTG GCGGATACAGGAAAAAGAAAAGCGGCGCTGATGAGGAAAAAGATGAAGCTGGGAAAGTCTATGAGTGCAGATTTTGTTCCCTCAAGTTCTGCAAATCTCAAGCCCTTGGGGGACACATGAATCGCCACCGCCAAG AGAGGGAGACAGAAACACTGAACAAGGCTCGACAACTTGTTTTCAGCAACGATGTTCCCCCGCCTCACTTAGGTTACGTCTCGAG TGGTGGGCAGCCAATTCAGCAAGGAGGGTATCATCAAGGAAGCAGTAGCATGGACGATGGTTTCAGATCCATGTATCCTCCACCTTCTAGAATGTTCCCCACTTCTCccgcgccaccgccgccgcagaCGGTGACTTACGGCTTCCCTTCTCCTCCGCAGCTGATCCCGGTGCCTCCGCCGCCTCACAACGACTACTACGTGGGCCACGTCCTCCCCAACCCGTGCTACGGCGGCCCCCCTTCGAACGAGAGCTACTACACCTGCGTCGGTGCCCCCGTCACCCCTCGAGGCCAGCTCGACGCCGGAGGGAACTCGTCGATGCACAATCAGGATCACGAGGGGCTCAATTGGGGCCGGAAGTAG
- the LOC121772409 gene encoding caffeoylshikimate esterase-like encodes MDLALASTFQPRLESTRFRRNIPPKLLRQTVILAAQKKIAGVSDELNSIASQNLDHAPARRRVRSAFANVQQHLDHILFKMAPAGIRTDEWYEMNSEGQEIFCKSWLPKPGVRIKGALCFCHGYGDTCTFFFEGIAKHIAASGYGVYAIDHPGFGLSEGLHGYIPSFDAVVDNVIEQFNIMKGRPEIRGLPRFIFGQSMGGAIAIKALLKAPKEWDGIVLVAPMCKISDEMKPPVPLQQVLIFLSKLMPQAKLVPQKDIADLAFRELSKKILAPYNVISYSDQTRLKTAVELLNATKYIESQVDKVSTPMLILHGAADRVTDPRISQFLYNNASTNDKTLKLYEGGFHSILEGEPDDIILAVLNDIVTWLDSRTTLK; translated from the exons ATGGACCTCGCGCTCGCCTCAACCTTCCAGCCCCGCCTCGAATCTACCCGTTTTCGCCGGAATATTCCACCCAAATTATTGCGGCAAACAGTGATCCTGGCGGCTCAGAAAAAGATCGCTGGGGTGAGCGACGAGCTCAACTCCATCGCATCGCAGAATTTGGATCACGCCCCCGCCAGAAGAAGGGTGCGATCGGCTTTTGCCAATGTTCAGCAGCACCTCGATCATATACTGTTTAAG ATGGCCCCAGCTGGGATCAGAACCGATGAG TGGTATGAGATGAATTCGGAAGGTCAAGAGATTTTTTGTAAAAGCTGGTTGCCAAAGCCCGGTGTACGGATCAAAGGAGCCTTATGTTTTTGTCATGGATATGGTGACACCTGCACATTTTTCTTTGAAG GCATTGCCAAGCACATTGCTGCCTCTGGTTATGGTGTGTACGCCATCGACCATCCTGGTTTTGGCCTCTCTGAAGGATTGCACGGCTATATCCCCTCGTTTGATGCTGTGGTCGATAATGTCATTGAGCAATTTAATATAATGAAAG GAAGGCCCGAGATTCGTGGGCTGCCCCGTTTCATATTTGGTCAGTCCATGGGAGGGGCAATTGCTATCAAAGCACTTCTAAAGGCACCAAAGGAATGGGATGGCATAGTGCTTGTTGCTCCAATGTGTAAA ATCTCAGACGAAATGAAGCCCCCCGTTCCGCTCCAGCAAGTACTCATCTTCCTATCGAAGCTCATGCCACAGGCGAAGCTCGTGCCCCAGAAAGACATAGCTGACTTGGCTTTCAGAGAGTTGAGCAAGAAAATTTTG GCTCCATACAATGTGATCAGCTACTCAGACCAGACCCGGCTCAAGACTGCTGTCGAGCTCTTGAACGCCACAAAGTACATTGAGTCTCAGGTCGACAAG GTCTCGACTCCAATGCTGATTCTTCACGGGGCTGCTGATAGGGTGACGGATCCCCGGATTAGCCAGTTCTTGTACAACAACGCATCGACCAACGACAAAACGTTGAAGCTCTATGAAGGTGGATTTCACTCTATTCTTGAAGGGGAACCGGATGATATAATTTTGGCAGTTCTCAATGACATTGTTACATGGCTTGATTCTAGGACAACTTTGAAATag